In Juglans regia cultivar Chandler chromosome 13, Walnut 2.0, whole genome shotgun sequence, the following proteins share a genomic window:
- the LOC109014407 gene encoding universal stress protein PHOS32-like codes for MAKIGTRLPGFCLNRIRPHARVRSPLGQSKPETVSSVSSGKADTKIESPGNVKEEKSGDGAKPGLVISRRIMVVVDSSLEAKGALQWAFSHTVQSQDTVILLCVTKPSKQGTSQESNKKTVPRACEFIDSLKKMCQSKKPEVELEVAVVEGKDKGPTIVEEARKQGVSMLVLGQKKRSTTWRLLMMWAGNRVAGGVVEYCIQNADCMAIAVRRKSKKLGGYLITTKRQKDFWLLA; via the exons ATGGCCAAAATAGGCACAAGGTTGCCTGGTTTCTGCCTAAACAGAATTAGGCCTCATGCTAGAGTTCGTTCCCCTCTAGGACAATCCAAGCCTGAGACTGTCAGTTCTGTCAGTTCTGGTAAAGCAGATACAAAAATTGAGAGTCCTGGCAAtgtcaaagaagaaaaatccggTGATGGGGCGAAACCCGGGTTGGTAATTAGCAGGAGAATAATGGTTGTGGTTGATTCCAGCCTTGAAGCTAAGGGAGCTTTGCAGTGGGCATTCTCTCATACTGTTCAGAGCCAGGACACAGTAATTCTTCTCTGTGTAACCAAGCCTTCTAAGCAAG GCACCAGTCAAGAGTCCAACAAGAAGACTGTTCCCAGGGCTTGTGAATTTATCgactctttgaaaaaaatgtgtcAGTCGAAGAAACCTGAG GTGGAACTTGAGGTTGCAGTTGTGGAAGGGAAGGACAAAGGACCTACAATAGTGGAAGAAGCAAGAAAACAGGGGGTGTCAATGCTGGTGTTAGGACAGAAGAAACGCTCCACGACATGGCGTCTTCTGATGATGTGGGCAGGCAACCGGGTCGCCGGGGGAGTCGTGGAGTACTGCATCCAAAATGCAGATTGCATGGCAATTGCAGTGAGAAGGAAAAGTAAGAAGCTTGGAGGGTATTTGATCACCACCAAGCGTCAGAAAGATTTCTGGCTATTGGCTTAA
- the LOC109014405 gene encoding uncharacterized protein LOC109014405 — protein MRLQPYQQQFQAQRRNVKLSPRFYGPYQVTERIREVAYCLGLPKSAQIHPMFHVSLLKKKVGHLVQTIPTLLPVDTLGILKLKPKAILDRRLRKKRSFPVVKMMVRWQGQRDEDTTWEGFH, from the coding sequence ATGAGGTTACAGCCTTACCAACAGCAATTCCAGGCACAGAGGAGGAATGTCAAGCTGTCACCACGATTTTACGGCCCATACCAAGTCACAGAGAGGATTAGGGAGGTCGCGTATTGTCTAGGGCTTCCCAAGTCAGCCCAAATTCACCCCATGTTCCATGTTAGCTTGCTGAAGAAGAAGGTTGGGCATCTGGTTCAAACGATCCCCACATTGCTACCAGTAGACACCTTAGGGATTCTGAAACTCAAGCCCAAAGCCATTTTAGACAGGAGGCTCAGGAAGAAAAGGAGTTTCCCTGTAGTAAAGATGATGGTTAGATGGCAGGGGCAAAGGGATGAAGACACCACTTGGGAAGGGTTTCATTAG